GCATAAGGATCCTTCAGTGCTGCAAGAAGCTTTTTCATCACGCTGTAATCCCCTTTGGTAACAGCTGCTTCAAGAGCTTCTTCAACTCTGTGATTCCGGGGGATGACGGATGGGTTGCTCTTCCTCATTAATTCATTCACTGCTTCTTTCGATTCCTTTTGCCTGTTCAGCCTTTCCTGCCATTGTCCATGCCAGTTTGCAAATTCTTGATCATCAAATATCGAAGTTTCCTCAGGCTTGTCTAATGTTAATAAACGGAAGGTGTTTGTATAATCTGCTCCAGACTTCTGCATCATCTTTAGAAGGCTGGTAAATAGGGCTTCATCTTGTGCTTCTTCATTAAAAAATCCGAGTTTTGCCCTCATCCCTGCAAGCCAATGGTTTTGATAAATTTTATTGTATTCCGAAATTGCATCCTGGGCTATATTTACAGCATCTTCCTCATTTTCATGCAGCAGGGGCAAGAGGGTTTCAGCAAACCTTGCCAGATTCCATCCGCCTATATAAGGCTGATTTCCATAGGCATACCGGCCTTCTCTGTCAATGGAACTAAATACGGTTGCCAAGTCATACTTATCCATAAAGGCGCACGGACCATAATCGATGGTTTCTCCGCTAATTGTCATATTGTCGGTGTTCATGACTCCATGGATAAAACCTGTTAGCTGCCATTTCGCAATGAGTGCAGCCTGACGTTTGATCACTTTCTGCAAGAGTGTCTTGTAAGGATTTTCATCGCCTTTAATTTCTGGGTAGTGGCGCTGAATCGTGTAATCTGCCAGTGTTTTAAGCTCATCAGCCGGCCTCCAATTTGCCGCATATTGAAAAGTGCCCACCCGTATATGGCTATCAGCCACTCTTGTCAGTACAGCACCTGGAAGCTCAGTTTCCCGGATAATCGCTTCACCTGTTGTTACAACTGCCAGACTGCGGGTAGTGGGAATTCCCAGAGCATACATGGCTTCGCTGATAATGAATTCTCGGAGCATCGGGCCTAGAGCCGCCCGCCCATCTCCCCCGCGTGAAAACGGAGTTCTGCCGGAGCCCTTCAGCTGAATGTCCACCCGTTTATCCTCAGGAGTTATCTGCTCGCCGATCAGCATGGCCCGGCCATCTCCAAGCATATTAAAGTGTCCAAACTGATGCCCTGCATAAGCCTGAGCAAGAGGTTCAGCGTCTTTTGGAACTCGAGAGCCAGAAAGTACCTCAATGCCAGTTTCGCTTGTCAATGCATCAATGTTTAGTCCCAAAAATTTCGCCAGTGGCTCGTTAAGGATCACCAGCTCAGGTGATTGTACAGGATTTGGCTTTACTTTTGAAAAGAATGTCTGCGGCAGCCGTGAATAGCTATTATCAAAATTCCATCCGGTTTCATTAATAGTCGTCATTCTATCTCCTTCCTGTCTGCATGGATTTAGTGTCATTTTCATTTATTATACCCTTTCCGGAGAAACATAGCGGTCTTAATAATCTTCTCTTTTTGTATGTAAAAAAACCTGACGGCCGGGATCGTTAAAATTCTCCAGCAGTCAGGCCTACTCAATCTTATTCACGATGCTCAAACGTTTTACAGGCTGTTTCCTCTACATCATCAGCTTCTCGGCCATTTTGGCCAATCACATAAATAGAGTCGGCAACGCACTTATCACCTTCAGCCCAATACTTGCAGTTCTCAACATTACATAAAACTTCTACTTCCATTCTTGGCCACCTCCTTTTGGATTACTGATCAATACCCCTTTTCCAAGTGAATTAACCATATGGAATTTAATTCCACACACAGGTGAAATGGCTGGGCTGCTGTTATTTGGAGAGAATTAGGCTTCTTAGTTTTATCGTCATTTCTGGAGAAGTTAGGTAAACAGATTCATCTGTAATATACATGAAGGCGCTTTTTTCATTGTCTTCTCCAAGCCACAAATGAATGCCGTGAGAAGGAAGTTCTCCTTTATATTCTACTGCTATATCATACTCAGGTTTACTAATATCTGCATTCCCTGACTGTTTTACAGCAGATGTTATTGCCTTTTCAAATACAGCGATCGATTTTCTATCCTTGAAAGAAATAAAACTTTCTTCATTAATTCCGCCTAGACCCTCCGATTTTGAAACTTTGATTTCTCTGACTTCCTCATCCAGCAGAACCATTGTTTCAGCTGATTGACAGCCTGCTATCATTGCAAAAGAAAATACCATGAATGTGCATAATAAAAAAGCTTTCATCCTCATCCCTCAAGTTTAAAATTTAGGCTCTTTTCGTATAAATTGTTGTTTTTTGCTTATCAATGCTGTCCGTTGATTTCCGCTCCAGGCTGCTCGCTTTCCGCGGGGCGGGCGGTGAGCCTCCTCGACGCTGTGCGTCTGCGGGGTCTCACCTGTCCGCTACTCCCGCAGACATTGAGTAAGCTCCCTTGAGTAAACACCGCACGAAGAAAATGCGAATGCATTTTCAAGGATCTCGCACCTTCCGCTACAATCAACTCAGTAAATATAATACAAAAAGCAACAAACCTTGTGAAAAAAAGGAGGATGGACCGCTTGCCCATCCCCATTTAGAATTCAGTTATTATTTTCAAGATTCTTTGACACAAACGCATCAAGCAATTCACGCACTTCATCTGTAGACCTTGTGTTCATCAATTGATTTCTTAGTGCACTTGCCCCTGGAAATCCTTTGGCATAGATCTTGAAAAAACGGTGAAGAGCCGTGAACGGCCGCAGCTCTAAATGCGAATATTGATCATGAAGATCCATATGCAATCTTAAAAGGTCCAGCAATTCCTCACTGCTATGATCTTTCTTCTCCGTTTCAAAAGCAAATGGATTATGGAATATGCCGCGCCCAATCATAACTCCATCAATACCGTATTTCTCGGCCAGCTCCAAGCCCTTCTGACGGTCAGGAATATCTCCATTGATCGTCAAAAGGGTATCTGGTGCCACCTGGTCGCGAAGTTTCTTAATCTCCGGGATCAGCTCCCAATGCGCAGGCACTTTGCTCATTTCGTCCCTTGTACGCAGATGAATGGAAAGATTAGCAATGTCCTGCTCCAAAATGTGTTTCAGCCAGACCTTCCATTCGTCTACTTCCGTGAAGCCAAGCCTTGTCTTTACACTTACCGGCAAACCTCCTGCTTTGGCTGCCTGGATCAATTCAGCTGCCACTTCCGGGCGGCGGATCAGGCCGCTTCCCTTCCCGTGCTGTGCCACATTGGGTACAGGACAGCCCATATTGATATCCAATCCCTTAAAGCCCAGTTCCGCCATCCCAATACTCATTTGCCGGAAGTATTCAGGCTTATCCCCCCATATATGGGCTACAATTGGCTGTTCATCCTCTGTAAAAGTCAAACGCCCACGCACACTATTAATCCCCTCAGGGTGACAATAACTATCTGAGTTTGTAAACTCAGTAAAAAACACATCAGGTCTGGCTGCTTCACTCACCACATGGCGAAAAACAACATCCGTCACCTCTTCCATTGGTGCCAGTATAAAAAATGGCCGCGGTAACTCACGCCAAAAATTATCTATCATAGTAAAATTCAAATCCTCTCAATATGGGAAACCAACTTTTAATCCCAAAATTAAAAAGCAGAATATCCCTGCTTCTTTTACACTTATACCATGCTTAAGCACTTTTTATCAAACTGATTAAATAATGTAAATTTTAACTGCACAATTTTTGTACAGCTAAAATATCTCCTGCTGGCATCCATCCCATTAAACAGTATTCCACTGGCTGAGTAAAAAATAAAGCTTTGCTAAAACATCCTAAAAAACAGCAGGGATTAACAGAAAAAAGACCCCGAAACCGCAAAAATATTTTTTACGAAATCAGGGTGGATCAGCAAAAGCTTATGTTTGGGTTACACGTTTAAAACAAGTTGTGTCACACTCTCCACGTGTGCGGTCTGCGGGAACATATCCACAGGCTGTATGCCATTTACTTTATATTTGGGGCTCAGGACCGAAATATCCTTTGCCAATGTAGATGGGTTACATGAGACATAAACCACTTTCTTGGGCTGGACTTTTAAAATAGTCTTTAACAGCTGATGATCAAGTCCTGTTCTTGGCGGATCGACGATAATAACATCCGGACGCCATCCATCTTTTGTCCATTTAGGAAGCCATTCCTCTGCTTTGCCGACAACATATTGGGCATGTTTAATTCCATGGCGGGCAGCATTTTTCTTTGCATCCTCAATGGATTCCCTGATGATATCCATGCCGCGGATTTCCGCTGCCTGATCGGCTACCCATAATCCAATCGTTCCGACGCCGCAGTATGCGTCAGCTACTTTTTCCTTGCCGGTTAAAGCCGCTGCTCTTTTGACTTCATTATAAAGCTTAACGGTCTGTTCAGGGTTCAGCTGGAAAAATGTCCGTGCAGATAGTTCAAACTGCAAATCTCCGAGTGTTTCCTGGATAAAGTCCCTTCCGTCCAGATTCATGGTTTCCTGTCCAAAAATAAGGGAGGTTTTTTCACCATTCACATTTTGGATGATTGATTTTACTTCAGGAAGCTCGCTTTTGATTTTTCCTATTATGATCTCTTTCTTTGGAAGCTCTTTTTGAGTTGTGATCAGTACAATCTGAAGCTCTCCTGTCTGGATTCCCACCCTGGCAACGATTGTTCTTACTATACCCTTTCGGCTTCTTTCATTATAGATTGGGATTCTCAAATCCTGGAGAATTCGTTTCACTGTTTCAGTCGCCTTTGTTGTTTGCGGATGCTGCACTGCACAGTGCTCAATATTAATCAGGCGGTGCGAATTCATGCCATATAATCCGGCAAGCACCTTCCCGTCTTTTTGGCCAACCTGGAACTGGCTTTTATTTCTGTAGCTCCACGGATCTTCCATTCCAATGGTTTCTTTGATATCCAGCTTCTCGGGATTCAGCTTAGTATGGCGTTCTAAAGCTTGAATAATGATATCCCGTTTCTCCTTCAGCTGCTGATCATACCGGAGATGCTGCAGCTGGCAGCCTCCACACTCATGATATACCGGGCATGGCGGCTGAACACGGAATTCCGATTTTTTACGGATATTTTTTATTTTGGCCTCAGCAAACTTTGGGTTTACCTTTGTTGCTTCTGCTGTGATTTCCTCGCCAGGCAGTGCTCCTGGAACAAATACGACTTGCCTTTTAAAATAACCGACACCTTCCCCATTGATGCCAAGCCTTTTGATTGTCAGCGGGAATGTTTGCTTTAGTTTTAATTTAGCTGTTTGTTCTTGTTTCATGGTGCTTCATCACTCCAAATTACTCGATACTCCTCCACAAATAAAGAGAAGCATAGCTCAAATAAGGATCCCAGCTCTTCGAGAATGTCTCCATTTCCTCAAGAGTCGGTTTCGCTTCTAATTTATATAGTTTTTTTAAGGCATTCTGGATGCCAATGTCTGCAGCTGGAAAAAGATTTGGCCGGCCCAGCCCGAACATCAAGAAGTTTTGAACAGTCCAGGGTCCGACACCGCGCAATTTGATAAGTTTATCATAAATTTCTTCATCTGAAAGGTTTTTAAGCTCGTCAAAGTTTAAATTTCCCGAGGCCGTTTCTTTTGCGATGCCAATTACATACTCAGCCTTTCGTCCACTGAACTGCAGCTCTCTTAATTCATCCACTTTCAGTTCTGCAACTTTTTCGGGAAGCGGATAAAACCACACTCCATCCTTTTCGAATCCAAATGCTTTTACAAACCGTTCTGTTAACGTGTGTGCGAAAGCAAGATTAAGCTGCTGGTGAATAATGCATTTTAATATACAGCTATACGGATCAAAATCAAGAACAATTGGAGTACCATAATGAGCATCGAAAATTGGCTGTAATTCTGTGTTTTGAAAATGTTCGTGAATCCTCTCAAGAGGCAGATGCCATTGAAAAATTTCCGATAAACGCTCTGCTGCTTTTT
This window of the Cytobacillus pseudoceanisediminis genome carries:
- a CDS encoding tRNA dihydrouridine synthase; the protein is MIDNFWRELPRPFFILAPMEEVTDVVFRHVVSEAARPDVFFTEFTNSDSYCHPEGINSVRGRLTFTEDEQPIVAHIWGDKPEYFRQMSIGMAELGFKGLDINMGCPVPNVAQHGKGSGLIRRPEVAAELIQAAKAGGLPVSVKTRLGFTEVDEWKVWLKHILEQDIANLSIHLRTRDEMSKVPAHWELIPEIKKLRDQVAPDTLLTINGDIPDRQKGLELAEKYGIDGVMIGRGIFHNPFAFETEKKDHSSEELLDLLRLHMDLHDQYSHLELRPFTALHRFFKIYAKGFPGASALRNQLMNTRSTDEVRELLDAFVSKNLENNN
- the rlmD gene encoding 23S rRNA (uracil(1939)-C(5))-methyltransferase RlmD, whose translation is MKQEQTAKLKLKQTFPLTIKRLGINGEGVGYFKRQVVFVPGALPGEEITAEATKVNPKFAEAKIKNIRKKSEFRVQPPCPVYHECGGCQLQHLRYDQQLKEKRDIIIQALERHTKLNPEKLDIKETIGMEDPWSYRNKSQFQVGQKDGKVLAGLYGMNSHRLINIEHCAVQHPQTTKATETVKRILQDLRIPIYNERSRKGIVRTIVARVGIQTGELQIVLITTQKELPKKEIIIGKIKSELPEVKSIIQNVNGEKTSLIFGQETMNLDGRDFIQETLGDLQFELSARTFFQLNPEQTVKLYNEVKRAAALTGKEKVADAYCGVGTIGLWVADQAAEIRGMDIIRESIEDAKKNAARHGIKHAQYVVGKAEEWLPKWTKDGWRPDVIIVDPPRTGLDHQLLKTILKVQPKKVVYVSCNPSTLAKDISVLSPKYKVNGIQPVDMFPQTAHVESVTQLVLNV
- a CDS encoding DNA-3-methyladenine glycosylase family protein codes for the protein MIKDGFFLEKIQVEGPYNFDLVLDRLSNDPLNQVDIENRSVKVPMLLGQHPVVANVKAIGTTDKPEFLITGTDGAFKEKAAERLSEIFQWHLPLERIHEHFQNTELQPIFDAHYGTPIVLDFDPYSCILKCIIHQQLNLAFAHTLTERFVKAFGFEKDGVWFYPLPEKVAELKVDELRELQFSGRKAEYVIGIAKETASGNLNFDELKNLSDEEIYDKLIKLRGVGPWTVQNFLMFGLGRPNLFPAADIGIQNALKKLYKLEAKPTLEEMETFSKSWDPYLSYASLYLWRSIE
- a CDS encoding protein adenylyltransferase SelO, producing the protein MTTINETGWNFDNSYSRLPQTFFSKVKPNPVQSPELVILNEPLAKFLGLNIDALTSETGIEVLSGSRVPKDAEPLAQAYAGHQFGHFNMLGDGRAMLIGEQITPEDKRVDIQLKGSGRTPFSRGGDGRAALGPMLREFIISEAMYALGIPTTRSLAVVTTGEAIIRETELPGAVLTRVADSHIRVGTFQYAANWRPADELKTLADYTIQRHYPEIKGDENPYKTLLQKVIKRQAALIAKWQLTGFIHGVMNTDNMTISGETIDYGPCAFMDKYDLATVFSSIDREGRYAYGNQPYIGGWNLARFAETLLPLLHENEEDAVNIAQDAISEYNKIYQNHWLAGMRAKLGFFNEEAQDEALFTSLLKMMQKSGADYTNTFRLLTLDKPEETSIFDDQEFANWHGQWQERLNRQKESKEAVNELMRKSNPSVIPRNHRVEEALEAAVTKGDYSVMKKLLAALKDPYAYTIEQEEYCKLPEPSGMPYRTFCGT
- a CDS encoding DUF1540 domain-containing protein, which encodes MEVEVLCNVENCKYWAEGDKCVADSIYVIGQNGREADDVEETACKTFEHRE